A window of Kyrpidia spormannii genomic DNA:
GCGCTTCTGGGCAAGGTCCGGTACGCCGTGGTGGACGCCGGGGCGTTGGAAATATGGAAGGAAGCGATCGAAAGTAGTTGGCGTCCTTCCGCCCAGGTGGTGGTGACCCCACATCCCAAGGAGATGGCGAGGCTCACGGGATTGGATACCGCAGAAGTGCAGGCGGACCGGATCGAAGTTGCTCGCCGGGTGGCGCGAAGCTGCGGGTGTACGGTGGTGCTCAAGGGCGCTTATACGGTAGTCGCAGGGGAAGACGAAGGGGTGTGGGTGAACCCCACGGGGAATCCCGGCATGGCCACGGGCGGGACCGGGGATGTGTTGGCCGGGGTGATCGGGTCACTTCTCGCTCAAGGCTTGCCGCCGGGCCAGGCCGCGGCGGCCGGGGTATATCTTCACGGGTTGGCCGGCGACCTCGCGGCCCAGGCCGAAGGGCTGGCGTCCATGGTGGCTACCGACGTGATCGCCCAGTTGGGGCCGGCGATTCGACAGGTTGTCGAAAGAGGGTGAAGCATCTGGCAGACACACCCCCCTCTTCGACATATTTCCCGGGAAATCGACCATGGGTGTGAAGGAGGGGGGTGGTGGCCATGCGCAGGATTCGAGCAGCCCTTTGGACGGCGATGTGCGTCTTGTTATTGACAGCGGTGGCAGGGTGTGGGCGGACGGAAGGCAGTGTGCTGAACGATCTCAGGAATTTGCGCGACAGTCTCAAACATTACCGAAGTGTGGCCGTGATGAACGTCAAGACCCAGGGTCTGGAGCAAGTCTATCATATTGAAACTTGGTATCAAGAGCCGAATTATTATCGGATTCAGCTAGCCGATTCCCGGGGGCAGGTCCAGCAGGTGGTGATCCGGAATGATCAAGGGATTTACATTGTGAGTCCGCCCCTGAAAAAAAGTTTTCGGTTTAACGGCGATTGGGCGGACAACCAAGGTCACCTGTACCTATTCGGGTCGGTGATCGACCGTATCCTGCAGTCACCGAACCGCACGTACACCCGGGAAAAGGGGACGGTGACCTTCGATCTCACGATGAAACCGGATAATCCTCTGATCGGGAAACAGCGGGTGATTTTGGATGATCGGACGCTCTATCCGAAACAGATTGCGTTTTTCGACCGGCAGAACCATGAATTGGTCACGGTGCAATTCCAACAGTTCGATCCTGGGGCTACCTTCAAAGCGTCCGATTTTGATCCCCAACAGGCATTGGCACTCGGCCCGAAAGATGAACCCACATGGGCTTCCGAACCTTTCGGCGTGATTGAGCCGACCTGGCTCCCTCAGGGGTGGAGCAGAACGGACGTCCAGGACAGCGGCGGCACCGTTATCCTTCGCTATCGGGGAGGGGCCGAGGGGTTGACCCTTACGGAGGCGCACCCCGTCCGAACAGAAACGGCGCTGCCCGGGCGGGCAGAATTGTGGGACCTGTTTGGCGTTCCCGCCGTGGTGACCGAGGGGAATGTCCGCACCATGTACTGGACCCGGGACGGGGTACAATTCGCCATGACGGGCGCCCTATCTCCGGAATATATGGCAAGAATCGCCATATCCACCTTCGATGCGTCGGGTAAATAACCCGACTCCTTTAATGGGATCGGCCTACGGGATCGTGATTGGTCGAAGCGGAGTGTGGCGAGTCCGGTCTGTCTCCGACTTTCCCCGGGGGGCGGGAAGCGGCGGTGTCGGTAGAACTGGCGGTGTCCGTTCGCTCCTCCGGCTGCTGTTCGGGATGGTTCGGATGAGGGCCCGAAGGGGATTGCGGGTCCTCGTAATACGGGTTGAGGTGCACGAGAACTTCCCGAACCTCGGGATGGCTGTTCATGATGGACGCTTTGACCTGCCGGATGATGTCGTGGCCCTCTTGGATAGTTTTATCTGCGGACACCGCCGCCCGAACGTCCACCAAAACGTAGGGGCCGTGGTTTCGCGCCCGCAGGCGGTCCACCCGGCGAATTCCCGGCACAGAGGCCACGAGGGAGCGAAACTCCGCCAGCAGGTCGGGCTCCACGTTGCGCTCCATCAACGAATGAAGGGATTCAAGGCCCATGCGATACGCCATGTGGACGATCATCAAGCCGACGGCCAACCCGGCGATGGGGTCGGCGTAGATCAAAATGGGGGCGTTCAAGCGGTGTCCGGTGACGGCGGCGGCGATTCCGATGATGGCGGCCCAGGAACCCCAGATGTCCGAACGGTGATCCGCCGCCAAGGCCACGAGAGCTGGGCTGAGCAGCCGCCGCCCAAGGGCCGCCGTATAGCGATACAGGATTTCTTTGAGGATCAGCGAGCCCGCCGCTACCCACAGGGCGGCCATTTCCGGGGCTACGGCCGGGGCCAACAGGGCCTGCCCGGAGGAATACAAAATGTTCAAGGCGGCCAGAAAAAGCACGATGGCGACGACGGCGGAGGCGACGACCTCCGCCTTCCCGTGACCGTAAGGATGGTCGGCATCGGCCGGGCGATTCGACACGGCCAAGGCACCCAAAGCTGCGACGGAAGCGACGGTATCCGCGGCGGAGTGAATGCCGTCGGCAAACAGGGCCTCACTGCCGGCCAGAATACCTACGATGGCTTTTGCGATCGTTAAAAGGATGTTGGCCAAGGTGCTGACCCAACCGGCGATTCGGCCGATACGGTCGCGATATTCTGGGGTCAACGGAGTCTGCGGCCGGGTCATGGTGTTTCACCCACGGCAAAGAGTTGTGGACGGTGGCGAAAGATTTTCCTGAAGGAAATCACAAGAAAAAGACCTTCGGCGAACCGAAGGTCCTGGCTGTGCCCGGGGGGTGACCATCGAGCAGCGATCGCGATGGGTTGAAACGATCCCATTGTTCGGCGACTGATCATCGGCAAGGTCTCCTTCTCGGTGAGGTGGCGCGCGCAAGGCATTCAGACTCGTTCAAATCCGGCGAGATGATCGACGTATCGGTTTTATGGTAAGGGGGATCGGCCTTGGCGTCAACCTGTAGCGCTGGGACTGCCGGTGAAAGGGGCGGCCCATCTTCGACCATCGTTGACTTTCAACGAGACGTGGGGAGGATTTTGCCGCTCTGCGTCGAATTGAGTAGACAGATCGACAACGCTCGCGCTAGGTCTTTCTTCAGTTTCCACGGGCTGGTATACCCTTTTGTGCATTTTGACATACTTGGGGTAGACCGCTATAATACTCCTCGTGACGGATGGCGAGTGTCCCGGAGGTGCTTGGGTTGTCCGAGACAAAGCGGATTATGATTAGTGTTCCGAGTCACCTGCTCCAGGAAGTCGACGGAATTGCAGAAAGAGAGAATTCCAATCGAAGCGAGGTCATTCGCCAAGCGATGAGACTGTATTTGGAAGAGCGTAAAAAGGAACGCATTCGCGAGTTGATGCAGCGGGGTTATGTGGAGATGGCGAAGATTAACCTTTATATTGCGTCGGAGGCGTTTTACGCCGAAGAGGAGGCGGGTTCGACCCTAGATCGACTAGTAAGCGGGGTGTGACCCGTGAACATCAAGCGAGGGGATATTTTTTTTGCGAATCTATCCCCGGTGGTCGGTTCTGAACAAGGGGGCTTCCGGCCGGTATTGGTGATCCAAAACGATATCGGAAACCGGTTTAGCCCGACAGTCATCGTCGCGGCAATCACCGCCCAGATTCAGAAGGCCAAGCTGCCCACCCACGTGGAGATTGATGCGAAGACCTACGGACTGGATCGGGATTCGGTCATCCTCCTGGAGCAGATTCGCACCATTGATAAGCAGCGGTTGACGGATAAGATTACGCACCTGGACGATGAGATGATGAGCAAGGTCAACGAGTCGCTCATGATCAGCCTGGGGTTGATCGATTTTTAGGGGAAAAAAACGGGCAGGGCGTTTCGGCGCCCTGAATTTTTTTGCCGGGAGGGGCGCACATGGGGAGCAAAGAGGAGTCACAGATTCGTGATCTGGCCTTGGCACCGGAAGGCCGGCGGAAGATCGACTGGGCGGCGGCACATATGCCCCTGTTGAATACCTTGAGGGAGCGGTTTGAGAAAGACCTGCCTTTTCGCGGGTTGAAGATCGGGATCTGCCTGCACCTCGAGGCAAAAACCGCTTATCTGGCCGAGGTGATCCAAGCGGGGGGTGCCGAAGTGACGGTGGCGGCGAGCAACCCCTTGTCCACCCAAGATGACGTGGTGGCTGCCCTGGTGGACAATGGGATCTACGCCTTCGCGAGACACGGTGCGGACGATGCCGAGTACGGTGCCCACCTCCGGGCTTTGCTCGATCGGCATCCCGACGCCCTCATCGATGACGGGGGAGATTTGGTGGGAACGCTCCACCGGGAGCGGCCGGAACAGTTGCGCGAGATCATCGGGGGGTGTGAAGAAACCACCACGGGAATCCTGCGCCTGCGGGCTCTGGAGCGGGAGGGGGCATTGGCGTTCCCCATGATCGCCGTGAACGATGCGTATTGTAAATACTTGTTCGATAATCGCTACGGGACCGGGCAATCGGTGTGGGATGGGATCATGCGTACCACCAATCTGGTCGTTGCCGGGAAGACGGCGGTGGTGGTAGGATACGGCTGGTGCGGCAAAGGAGTTGCCATGCGGGCCAAAGGTCTCGGGGCCCGTGTCGTGGTGTGTGAGGTCAACCCCATTAAGGCCATTGAAGCTATCATGGACGGGTTTGCGGTGATGCCCCTGGTGGAGGCGAGTCGAGAAGCGGACTTCGTGATCACGGTCACCGGCAACCGGGGCGTGGTGGGAAAAGAGGCGGTGGCGGCGATGAAGGACGGGGCCGTCTTGTGCAACGCCGGGCATTTTGACGTTGAGATCGACAAAGAGGCGTTGGGGGAAGCGGGGCCGCCCCGGGAAGTGCGGCGAAATGTCCAGGAATACCGGCAGAAGGATGGCAGGCGTCTGTATCTCCTCGCTGAAGGGCGGCTGGTGAATCTGGCCGCAGGAGACGGACATCCGGTGGAGGTCATGGACATGACCTTTGCCCTTCAAGCTTTGTCCTTGCGGCGCATCGTGGAGCAGGGCCGCCAGTGGGAACCGCGGGTGTATCCGGTGCCTGAGGACATCGATCGGGAGGTGGCCAAGTTGCGCCTGGCCACT
This region includes:
- a CDS encoding LolA family protein — protein: MRRIRAALWTAMCVLLLTAVAGCGRTEGSVLNDLRNLRDSLKHYRSVAVMNVKTQGLEQVYHIETWYQEPNYYRIQLADSRGQVQQVVIRNDQGIYIVSPPLKKSFRFNGDWADNQGHLYLFGSVIDRILQSPNRTYTREKGTVTFDLTMKPDNPLIGKQRVILDDRTLYPKQIAFFDRQNHELVTVQFQQFDPGATFKASDFDPQQALALGPKDEPTWASEPFGVIEPTWLPQGWSRTDVQDSGGTVILRYRGGAEGLTLTEAHPVRTETALPGRAELWDLFGVPAVVTEGNVRTMYWTRDGVQFAMTGALSPEYMARIAISTFDASGK
- a CDS encoding cation diffusion facilitator family transporter — encoded protein: MTRPQTPLTPEYRDRIGRIAGWVSTLANILLTIAKAIVGILAGSEALFADGIHSAADTVASVAALGALAVSNRPADADHPYGHGKAEVVASAVVAIVLFLAALNILYSSGQALLAPAVAPEMAALWVAAGSLILKEILYRYTAALGRRLLSPALVALAADHRSDIWGSWAAIIGIAAAVTGHRLNAPILIYADPIAGLAVGLMIVHMAYRMGLESLHSLMERNVEPDLLAEFRSLVASVPGIRRVDRLRARNHGPYVLVDVRAAVSADKTIQEGHDIIRQVKASIMNSHPEVREVLVHLNPYYEDPQSPSGPHPNHPEQQPEERTDTASSTDTAASRPPGKVGDRPDSPHSASTNHDPVGRSH
- a CDS encoding CopG family ribbon-helix-helix protein produces the protein MASVPEVLGLSETKRIMISVPSHLLQEVDGIAERENSNRSEVIRQAMRLYLEERKKERIRELMQRGYVEMAKINLYIASEAFYAEEEAGSTLDRLVSGV
- a CDS encoding type II toxin-antitoxin system PemK/MazF family toxin, which gives rise to MNIKRGDIFFANLSPVVGSEQGGFRPVLVIQNDIGNRFSPTVIVAAITAQIQKAKLPTHVEIDAKTYGLDRDSVILLEQIRTIDKQRLTDKITHLDDEMMSKVNESLMISLGLIDF
- a CDS encoding adenosylhomocysteinase, with the translated sequence MGSKEESQIRDLALAPEGRRKIDWAAAHMPLLNTLRERFEKDLPFRGLKIGICLHLEAKTAYLAEVIQAGGAEVTVAASNPLSTQDDVVAALVDNGIYAFARHGADDAEYGAHLRALLDRHPDALIDDGGDLVGTLHRERPEQLREIIGGCEETTTGILRLRALEREGALAFPMIAVNDAYCKYLFDNRYGTGQSVWDGIMRTTNLVVAGKTAVVVGYGWCGKGVAMRAKGLGARVVVCEVNPIKAIEAIMDGFAVMPLVEASREADFVITVTGNRGVVGKEAVAAMKDGAVLCNAGHFDVEIDKEALGEAGPPREVRRNVQEYRQKDGRRLYLLAEGRLVNLAAGDGHPVEVMDMTFALQALSLRRIVEQGRQWEPRVYPVPEDIDREVAKLRLATLGVRIDRLTEQQERYLRSWNLE